The sequence AGGCGGGAATCTGCGGCATTATAGCGATTGTCGCCCAGTACAAAATAATGGTCTTTAGGTACCTGAATGGGGCCGAAGTCATCGAGCGTCCAGGGTTGGTGGTAGATCGCTTCAATCTCCGGCGGAGGAGGCTGGGTTTTGCCGTGTAGATACCGTTCACACGGGATTTTCATGGCAGTTAGTTCTTTCGTTTGCTCTTTGCTTAGAAAAACAATTGCCTTCCCGCTATCAATCCGGATTGGTTCATCATCGCCTGAGAGATTAAAATGCTCGGTAACTGTCATTATACCCGCATCAGGAATGAGATACATGAGCCTAAGGTTGAGCGACGTATCGGCAGACTTGTCATTCACATACAGGTTACCTGCTTTAATGGCTATTTTATCGCCGGGCATTCCGCAAAGGCGGTACACACGCACATGCTTGCCTTGCATAGAATCAGTGTAGTAGAAAGTGATAAAATCAAACCGTTCAGACGACACCAGGTTGGAGCTAAAGAATTCATCGCCCACTTTCAGGGCTGGCAGGTTGGCGCTACTGGGAGTTTTGAAATAGATCAATGCGCCGGTAATCCTGGCTGCCACCAAAAGGCTAATAATAATGCCGCCAATAACGGCCAGGACGATAAGGGGTTTCTTCTTTTTAGACATTACCGGCTTAAGATATAACTTTTGTATGAAGGAAATAAACCTTCCGGCGTTTTTCCTTTGGGGAAAATGCCATAAAAGCTGGAACCGCTGCCCGTCATGGAGGCATAGACAGCACCGGCGGCATAGAGGCTTTCTTTAATACTTTGGAGGGCCGGATGCTGTTTGCATACAGGCGCTTCAAAATCATTGACCAGTGTATTTTTCCAGGTGTGGACGGGTTGCCTAATCACCTCGCTGATGGGCGTGGCCGGAAGGGTAGGGGTGATCTGTTCAAAGGCCCATTTGGTATTGATATGTACTTCGGGGTATACCAGCAGGAACGAATAGCCAGATAGGTCCAGCGGGAGGGTCTGTAGTAATTCACCGCGCCCGGTGGCTATACAGGGCTGATTAATAATAAAAAAGGGGCAATCACTACCCAATTGAAGGGAATAATCCAGCAATTGCTCCCGGCTGATGCCCAGCCTGAATTTATCATTTAGTAATTGCAGGGTAAAGGCCGCGTCGGCAGAGCCGCCTCCCAGTCCGGCCCCCATGGGAATGGCCTTGTGCAGGTACAATTGTATGGGGGGCAATTGGGGAAAGTCTTTTTTCAGCAGGTGCCAGGCTTTTACGCAGAGATTATCAGCCGGGGCGCCCTGTACCGGAAGGCCGCTCATGAATAGTTCCACCTCATCGGGCCCCTCGTGCAGGGGGAAGCCCTGGGCGGATACCGGCCTGCCAATAATTTCTATCGCATCTTTCAGCGGCAGGGGGTAGAATACCGTTTCCAGGTCATGGAATCCATCGGCCCGTTTCCGGGTAATGTGTAAACCAAGATTGATCTTGCAATTGGGGAAGGCGATCATTACCGGCCTCTTTTGCGGCTATTGATCTCATCACGGATGGCGATGGCGCGGATATAATCTTCCTGGTCCAGTACCTCATTCAGCAGGGTATTCAGCTCTTCCAGTGTCATAGACCGGAGGTCGTCATGGGCGCCGCCCGATTCTGCGGCCACTGCTTCTTTGGGTTGTTTTTTCTTGCCGGAGGGGTCCTCCATCAGGATGCCGGCGCTTTCCAGGATGTTATCGTAGGTATAAATAGGACAGCCAAAACGGACGGCCAGTGCCAGGGCGTCGGAAGTGCGGGAATCTATTTCCACGGTGTCATGCTCGCTTACACACACCAGTTTAGAATAGAAAATGCCTTCCTGGAGGTCGCAGATAATGATCTCCTGCAGGTCGATATTGAAGGCATTCATGAAATTCTTCATCAGGTCATGGGTCAATGGCCTGCTGGGATGCATCTTTTCCAGTGCCACTGCAATGGCCTGCGCTTCAAAACCACCAATTACGATGGGCAAACGACGAAGGCCGTTCACTTCACCCAATACGACTGCGTAAGAGTGTGTCTGGGTGATACTGTGTGACAGCGCAACTATTTCCAGCTCAATTTTTTTCATACGAAAGCACGAAACTAAGGGTTTTTTACCTAAAAAAAATGCGGTTGGTTATCAACCGCATTTACAGCTTTTGTTGTATAGGACCTGCTAAATTTATGCCACTCCTTTTACTTTTTTCACCGCTTCTATGATTTTGGGCACTACCTCAAAGGCATCGCCTACAATACCATAGTCTGCCGCCTTAAAGAAGGGGGCTTCCGGGTCTTTATTGATCACCACGATCACCTTGCTCCTGTTTACCCCGGCCAGGTGCTGGATAGCGCCGGAAATACCGATCGCAATATAGAGGTTGGGAGCAATGGCCAGGCCGGTTTGTCCTACGTGCTCATGGTGCGGACGCCAGTGTACATCGGCAACGGGCCGGCTACAGGCGGTAGCGCCACCCAGCAGGTGCGCCAGCTCTTCAATCATACCCCAGTTCTCGGGGCCTTTCAAACCACGGCCGCCGCTCACAACGATCTCTGCTTCGCTGAGGGGGATCTCGCCGGTAACCTTATTGACCGTCTTCACTTTTACTTTGGAGGATTCTACTGTAGCATTCAGGGCCGCTACTTCGGCAGTGCCTTCTCCGGCAGTTATTTTATAAGCGTTCGCGTTCAGTGAAATGATCTTGACAGGAGAGCTAAGGGCGATATTGGCAAATGCCTTTCCGGAAAATACGTTCTTCTTCACCACAAAGCCATTGCTGGTATCGGGTAAAGCTACCGCACCAGACACCAGGCCTGCTTTCAAACGGGCTGCCAGCCGGGGGGCAATGGCCTTGCCATCTACGTTATTGGAGAAAATAACCACGGTAGCGCCTGCAGCAGTGACTGCCTGTGCTATCACAGCGGTGAATACCTGCGCATCAAAATGGTTCAGGGTATCATTGGCTACATGGTGTATCTTTTTAACACCGTACTTGCCCAGCGCGGCCAGGTCTTCCGTTACCGTACCCAGCACTACGCCTTCTGCAGTAGTGCCCAGTTGCTCAGCCACTTTAGCGCCATAGCTCAGTGCTTCTAAAGAGGCTTTTTTTACATGGCCGTCGGCCTGGTCAATGAATATAAGAACAGACATATAATTTGAAAATTTGAGATCCCGCAAAGCGGGACAGGTTTTGAAAATGTGATAATGCTAAGACAATTGAGAATATGGCTGAGATATGGCAATTTTCAAATTACCACCTTACCACATTATCAGATTAGCTTTGTTTCTTCATGCAGCAGTCTTACCAGCTCTGCAGGATTATCAGCAGGGACCAGTTTTACGCCTGCTTTGGCAGGAGGCAATTCAAAGCCTACTACGGAGGTCAGTGCATCCACTGCAGCAGGTTCTACCACTTTCAGCGGCTTGGTACGTGCGCCCATAATACCTTTCATATTGGGGATGCGTTGTTCGGCCATACCTTTCTGGCAGCTCACCACTACTGGTAATGATACTTCACAAATTTCTTCGCCCCCTTCAATTTCACGGGTGATGGTAGCGGTAGTGCTATTCAGCTCAAACTTAATGGCCAGCGACACATACGGCAGGTTCAGCAGTTCTGCCACCATACCACCGATGGAGGAACCATTGTAGTCAATCGTTTCCTTACCGGTGAAAATAAGATCATAATTGCCCTGCTTCGCTACTTCAGCGATCTGGGAGGCTATATAAAAACTGTCATGACTGTCGGCATTTACGCGGTAGGCTTCATCACCACCCAGGGCCAGGGCCTTGCGGATAACCGGATCTGTATCGGCGCCGGCTACTGTAACGAGGTGCAATACGGTGGAGGGGTCCTTTTCTTTTAATTCGATGGCGCGTACCAGGGCATACCACTCGTCGTACGGATTGATAATCCATTGTACGCCATCCTGTGCGAATTTCGTATTGTTATCTGTGAAGGCTATTTTTGCCGTTGTGTCCGGCGTTTTGCTGATACAAACTAAAATCTTCATAACGTTTATTTTTTGTATCCCTGCTCCGCTGGGATCCGGGAGCGGGATTGATGGTTGTTTATGCAACCAATCTATATACAAATATAAGTGCCGCAAAGATAGTTTTGAAATATTTAATGGGGGAAAAAGATGGAACGAATTGAGAAACTAAAAGCATTTCTGCTGGCCAGTCCGGATGATTCCTTCCTGAAACATGCGCTGGCATTGGAATACGTGAAATTGGGGGATGAGGCAGGCGCCCGGCAATTATTTGAGGAAATACTGACATTGGACCCCGGCTATATCGGCTCTTATTACCATTTGGGCAAACTGCTGGAACGAACCGGCGAGCAGCCACTGGCCATCGAATGGTACGAAAAAGGAATGGCTGCCGCCAAAGCGGCGGGTGACCGGCATGCGTACGGAGAGCTGCAGGGGGCGTATGAAGAGGCGAGTGGTGAATGGTGAGTGGCGAGTAGGGCGATGATTTTTGGGGCTTCGATTACTATCTATAGCTATATGAGTTTATTAAAGAGATTTAAGGAGTTTGCAGATAAAGAACATCTTTTCACCACAACGGACAGGTTGCTGCTGGCGGTGAGCGGGGGGATTGACTCTGCCGTATTGTGCGAGCTCTGTTACCAGGGGGGGTATGATTTTGTGATCGCTCATTGCAATTTCCGGCTAAGAGGGGAGGAGAGTGAGCGGGATGAACAGTTTGTGCGGGACCTGGGTAAAAAGTATAGCAAGGAAGTGCTGGTAAAACAATTTGATACGGAAGCGTATGCTGCACAGCAGAAGGTATCTATACAGGTAGCGGCGAGGGAATTAAGGTATGCGTGGTTTGAAGAAATTGCAAGTGGCAAGCGGCGAGTGGCAAGTGGGGAAGACCTTGTTATTTTGACTGCTCACCACCTCGATGATAATATCGAAACAGTATTGATGAAGTTCTTCAAAGGCACGGGCATTGCCGGAATGCGGGGCATATTACCCAGGCAGGGGAAGATAGTACGGCCCTTGTTATTTGCGAAGAAGGAAGAACTGGCGCAGTTTGCGGCCGACCATCAACTGCCATGGGTGGAAGACAGCTCCAATGCGCAGGATAAATACGCCCGCAATTATCTGCGGCACCAGGTAGTACCGCTGTTACAAAAGCTCTATCCTGAAGTGGTGAATAACCTGGCCGCCAATATCACCCGTTTCCGGGAAGTGGAAGAACTGTATCACCAGGCAGTGGAAGCACATCAAAAGAAGTTGCTTGAATACAAAGGGAGTGAGGTGCATATCCCCGTATTGAAGTTGAAAAAAGCAGCGCCCTTGGCTACCCTGGTATACGAAATCACAAAAGGATATGGCTTCACGGCTGCCCAAACGGCCGACATTATTCACCTGCTGGATAGTGAATCCGGCCGCTATGTGGCGTCGGGTACGCATCGCATCATCAGGAACCGCAACTGGCTCATCATAGCGCCGGTGCGTACAGAAGCAGTGAATCACATTATCATAGAGAAGGAGGATACATTGGTTCAGTTTTCAATGGGTAGCCTGCTGCTCAAAAATGTGAGCCTCAAAGGTTCCCCATTCCCCACTCACCACTCACCACTTACTACTGACAACTCCATAGCCTGTTTAGACAGCAAGCATCTCCATTTCCCGCTCCTGCTTCGCCGCTGGAAGGCCGGCGATTATTTCTATCCCCTGGGCATGAAAAAGAAGAAGAAAGTGGCCCGCTTTCTCATTGACAGCAAGCTATCCCAAACAGACAAGGAAAAAGTATGGGTGCTGGAAAGCAATAAAAAGATCCTTTGGGTAGTGGGCATGCGTATTGATGACCGCTGTAAGCTGGACCATGATACAAAAGCCATATTACAGGTGGAATTTAAGACAGGTGGAAATAGTCTTTAATCTGCTCCACGAACATACGGAGCACCGGATAATCTGAGAAAAGACTGGCCATGATGATCACGAACGCCAGGCCATAGACAGAGCCCCAGAAGTGCGCGCCATGGGCGATATTGCCACCGCCACGTTTGTCCATATAGGCCGACAGGCCGAGGTATAGGAATCCGAAGATAAACCCGGGAATATAAACCGGTATCAATATAATGCCGATGCCCCTTACCGGGTCGAGCAGGATAAAAGCAAATACTACAGCAGCCACAGCGCCGGAAGCCCCTCTGGCGGCATAGCCGGAATTATCCTTATGCTTCAGGTATAGCGGTAATGCAGCAAAGAACAAGGCCGACACATACAACAAAAGGAACATGAGCTTCCCTTTTTCCTGGAATACCGTATACGTGAATTTTTCTTCCACAGTACGACCAAATAAATACAAGGCATACATATTAAGTCCCAGGTGGAGGTAATTGGCGTGTATCAGGCCATGAGAAAAGAAGCGGTACCATTGCCGGGAGTAGTTAATAGACGTAGGATAAAAGATAAGATCGTTATCAATTTTTGTGTTGTTAAGCGCCGAATAAGAAACCAATACTGTTATAATGATAATAATTAAAGTAATGCTCATTGTTACTGCTATTAGGCTCAAATCTAATCAAAAACCCGACAGTTTTAACTATGGTGGTACTTTTCATTGCGTATAATGGTGCAGGCACGGTAAACCTGCTCGGCCAGTATGAGCCGCACCAACTGGTGGGGGAAGGTAAGATCGGATAAGGACCATTTATGATTGGCCCTTTTCAATACTGCGTCATCAATGCCATAGGCGCCGCCGATAAGGAATACCAGTTTTTTAATACTTTCATTGGCCCTGGCCTGCATGAATTTGGCCAGTCCTTCGGAAGAGAAGGACTTGCCCCGTTCATCCAACGCTACCAGGTAATCGCCGCTGTCGAGCCATTCCAGGATCGTTTCTCCTTCTTTCTTCTTCAGGTCCATTTCACTGAGCATGCCTGCATTTTTGGGCACAGGAATGATCGTCCACTGCACCGGATAATATTTCGATATGCGGCCGGTGAAGTCTTCTATACCGGCTTGTACATACGGCTCATGTTTTTTACCTATCGACCAGAAATGGATCTTCATGCGTTAAAAGTAAGGATTAATACGGCAATCGGTCCCGACAAGAGTCGGGAGCAGTCGGCAATAAGAAGTGCGCAACTGTTTTTCTCGTTGCCTCAATGCCTTGTTGCCTTGTTGCCTTTATGCCTCCTGTGCCCGTGGCAATGCTTTTGCATGAAGCAGCCTAAACATCTCTTATGAATCGTATTGTATATCTCTTTGCTGTATTGTTGAGTATGATAGGGCTGCAATCCTGTGAATTGATTGCAGGCATTTTTAAAGCAGGTGTGTGGACAGGTATCCTGCTTGTGGTAGTAGTGGTAGGCCTCATCATCTGGATCATTGCAAAGATGGCAGGCAGAAAATAAAAAGCCGCCGGCAGTATTGCCGACGACTTAGTTTGTCCACTAAGTATTATGGTGTTATCTTCACTGGTATTGTAATAGTAGGATGGCTATTAGGTGCATGGATGGCATTGAGCACTTCGAAGGTGAGGTCAATGCTGGTTAATTTGTCTTTTGTCTTTACCTCTATCAGGGTCTTCTCACCGGGTTTCAGTGTAACGATATCTGCATGTGCGTGAAAGGTATATTTCGATTTGTTCTGCAGGGTAAATTCGGCACTGGTCACATTTTCGATCTCCAATTGCAGTACACTTGTTTTGGGCAAGTATTTGGCACTGCTCACTTTCAGTGACTCTTTAATGAGCGGTACCAGGTATTCATCCCTGCCAATCAGCAGGTCCTTGTAGAAGACCACTGTTCTCCTGTTCATCAATCCTTCTCTGATGGCCTCTATGGTTGCTTCTTTGGTAAATACGAGGGTAACGGGCCGGTGGCCTCCCTGGGGCACTCCGAAGGTCCAATCTACCAGTTTGTGCACATCGCTGGTGCCCATGATGGTCAGGTTATTGTCCAGCGCTATCTGCAGCGCCTCATCTGAATAGTTCACATCATTCACCACTTCAATCCCATCGAGCAGTTTTTCTTTAATGAGCATCTTGTGCATGGGGGTGAGTGTGGAAATGCCATCAGGGCGTTGGCTGACCCACATGGGATGGTTCCAGAAGGTAAAGGCATTTTGCCTTTTGGCTTCGCGGAATACGGCTACAGAATCTTCTATCAGCATTTTATTGGCATCTTCAATAAAGATGGCATTGCAGTGGCCGGGCGGCATTTTGCGGGTGATCTCTGAGCCACGAATGATGAGCAGGTTGTGGTCTTTGGCTTCTTTGAGGGCCAACTCGTAGGAGCGGTTGCGGTCGGGATGTGGAATATCGGCTTTATGTGGCTGGTACTCCAGGTGCTCGGTGAGTGATATGGCATCCAGTCCGTCCATCAGGGCTTCTGCCACGCGTATATCGGGCCATACGCTGCCATCGGAGAACACCGTATGCTGGTGCAGGTCGCATTTCATGGTTTTGTAGCCCGGCATATCGGGGAATTTCAGGCTGCGGGCCATTTTGTGACTATGGGGAATCCGTTCTGTTTGTGCAAAAGTAGCTACTGAAAGAAGGCAAAGAATTAAGGCCGGTAGTTTGTACATGCATCAGATTTTGGGGCCAAAAGATAGGGGAATTTTAGAGATGGGGTCGTTAATTGTAGATTATTAATTCCTGCTGTTTTTTCAATAATTTGCCATACTATGCAATTGACTGCTGAACAAAACGCTATTGTTCATTCTACGGGGAATATCAGGATCAATGCGGTGGCGGGATCGGGGAAAACTACGACCATTATTGAGTATGCCAGGGCCCGGCCGGATAGCCGAATTTTATACCTGGCCTTTAACAAGGCGGTGAAGCTGGAGGCGGTCCGCAAATTTGCTGCATTGGGGCTCGATCATGTGAAAGTGGAAACAGCCCACTCGCTGGCTTATAAGCATATCGTATTCCGGCATCAATACAAGGTGAGGGCGCAGGGATATAAGACGGCGGAAATAGTTTCACTGTTGGGGCTGCCCGGCAGTGGAGAGCGGCATGCGGAATATATACTGGCCAATCATATTAATAAGTTTGTATCCTATTTCTGCAACAGTGATAAGCAAAGGGTGCAGGACCTGAATTACCTCGATATTGTAACTGATACGCAGGCAAAAACATTCGTGAAGACTTTCTATCATCAGATAGAACAGCAAACGCGCCTGTTGCTGGCAAAGATGGATAAAGGTGAAATTGAAGTGATACATGATTTCTACCTGAAGAAATTCCAGTTGCTGGCCCCGCAGCTATCTTTTGATCATATTCTGTTTGATGAGGGGCAGGATGCCTCGGCTGCCATGCTGGATGTGTTCTTTAAACAACCGGCCACTAAGGTGATCGTGGGAGATACGCATCAACAGATCTATGGCTGGCGTTTTGCGGTCAACTCGCTGGAAAAAGCAGACTTCAAAACCTATCAGTTGTCCACCAGTTTCCGGTTTGGACAGGACATAGCTGATCTTGCTATGCGTGTATTGACATGTAAGCAATATATTGACCGGGACGTGGCAGTGTCGATCAAAGGGAAAGGTACCAGTAAGGAGCTGAAATCGAAAGCGGTGATTGCCCGCTCCAACCTGGGCCTGTTATTGATGGCTATTAACTATGTAACGGAGGGGAAATTAAAGCGTGTTTATTTTGAAGGGAATATCAATTCTTATACGTACGCGGATGAAGGAACATCCTTGTATGATGTGCTGAACCTTTACCAGGACAACCGGTCTCTTATCAGGGACAGTCTTATCAATGGGATGAAGGACATGAAAGACCTGGAAGATTATATTGAAAAAACGGAGGACATGCAATTGTCGATGATGGTAGAAGTGGTAAAAGAATATGGCGATGAGATACCAGCAATCATAAAATCTATCCGGGACAAGCACGTAAAAGATGAGGATAAAGACAAGGCTGATATGGTCTTTTCTACGGTTCACCGCTGTAAGGGTATTGAATATGATGAGGTGCAACTGGCGGATGATTTTATTACGGAGGAAAGGTTGAAAAAGATAAAGGAGGAAAAGAAAAAAGAAGATATTAATATCTCCAAATTAAATGAGGAGATCAACCTCTTGTATGTAGCAGTGACGCGGGCCAAACAGCATATTTTTGTGCCGGATGCTATGATGCCGGAAGGGTTCCCTTATTCTGCACAGGTAAAAGCATTGCCATTCAAGAAACAGCAAAAGCAACAGACAGGGAACGTTGCGCAAAAAGGCAGGCAGGGGCCTGTAAAAATCTTTAAGACGCCGTTGACGAAGCGTTCCTTTTCTTACGACACGGTGGGGGATGATTACCGGGATAGTTCTAAATCCTGGACGAATGAACGGGATGATGAGTTAACCATCATGCATGGAGATGGCGTAAGCATTGCTGAAATTGCAGATCATTTTGGATGTACGAAGGGGGCTGTCAAATCACGTATTAAGAAGCTGGGGCTGGAGTAGGGGGAGTTTGTCGCGTTTTATTTGGGGTTTTGTAGCCTATTTTGTAAATTGTAGTGAATCAATAAATTACAGCTAATAGCTGTTGTTATTAAAATTCCGGAATGAACTTTTTTGCTATATCCTTCTGCTTTTCAATCTGTTGTAAAGTGTCTGTTGGCACATTTCCGCGTCCAGCCTGCATTTGAGGCACTTTCTCTTACTATTGTCTTGCTACTGTCTTATTACTGGCTTGTAACTGTCTTACTTCCGGGTGCCTTGATCTTAGCCTGAGCCATTCTGTATCCTCGCTTGATCCCCGGCTGATCTGCGGCGGATCCCATGTGTTTTCCCTTTTGAAGATGGTTTTATCTTGTCCTGAACGAGACAGTTGTTTACATGGGTAATTGAATGTGCGCAAGGGAGTGCGAAAAGCTTTTCACTGGTATTTTACAAGCCGAGAAAGGGGAATATAATTAATTGTTTTTCTGATAAATGTGTAAATTTTTCTGATTTCTGTTTGGGTGCAATGCAGAATATCTTTATTTTTGCAGCCCATTTACACAACGTAGATGTTTTCCAGGCCCTGTAGCTCAATTGAATAGAGCATTTGACTACGGATCAAAAGGTTTCAGGTTTGAATCCTGACAGGGTCACGAAAAAGCCTCTCTCCGGAGAGGTTTTTTTATTGCCCGTACCCATAGCCCAATTGACTAGAGCATCCCGGCCCGTGGGCCGGGATGGTTTCTGGTTTGAATTCCCGCTATGTAACGGGACAAGCTCTGACGCGATCACGCAATCAGTCCAATTTTACAAAAACCGCTACCAAAGCGGGTTTTGTATTTATTTATCTAATTCGTTAGCGTTTGTACATTTCCTAATTCATTGAATTACAAAATGTATTCGGTTTGAATCCTGGAAGGGTGTTTGTAGCGTGTTAAATCGGACGACTCATTTTTTATATTTATCCCGATATTCAATAGGTGTTAGTCCAGTTATTTTTTTGAACAACTCCCTGTATGTCTGACTATCGAAGTACCCAACACTCAACATGATCTCATCAACCGATTTCCTTCCTATTTCCAACCCCTTTTTACTGGCTTCAATCCTTACTTTTTGCAGGTATTCCAGTACGGTACAATGGGTAGATTTTTTAAACTTTCTTTCAAATGTTCTCCTTGTCAAAAAACATCGTTCCGCTAATTCCTCCACTGTAATTCTTTCAACATAATTTTTCTCAATAAATTCCTGGGCTTTTAAAACGTCCTCATCTCCATGGTCTTTCAATCCATTAAAAACAATAAACGGGGTCTGAACCATTTTATCCAGATTAACTACAAAATATTTGGCAACGAGAATAGCTACTTCCCGGCTCACATATTTTTCAATTAAAAACAGTAGAAGATTCCAGTAAGCAGTGCTACCACCGCTTGAATACAAGCCATTCTGCTCCACAATTATTT comes from Paraflavitalea devenefica and encodes:
- a CDS encoding electron transfer flavoprotein subunit alpha/FixB family protein; the encoded protein is MSVLIFIDQADGHVKKASLEALSYGAKVAEQLGTTAEGVVLGTVTEDLAALGKYGVKKIHHVANDTLNHFDAQVFTAVIAQAVTAAGATVVIFSNNVDGKAIAPRLAARLKAGLVSGAVALPDTSNGFVVKKNVFSGKAFANIALSSPVKIISLNANAYKITAGEGTAEVAALNATVESSKVKVKTVNKVTGEIPLSEAEIVVSGGRGLKGPENWGMIEELAHLLGGATACSRPVADVHWRPHHEHVGQTGLAIAPNLYIAIGISGAIQHLAGVNRSKVIVVINKDPEAPFFKAADYGIVGDAFEVVPKIIEAVKKVKGVA
- the tilS gene encoding tRNA lysidine(34) synthetase TilS; the encoded protein is MSLLKRFKEFADKEHLFTTTDRLLLAVSGGIDSAVLCELCYQGGYDFVIAHCNFRLRGEESERDEQFVRDLGKKYSKEVLVKQFDTEAYAAQQKVSIQVAARELRYAWFEEIASGKRRVASGEDLVILTAHHLDDNIETVLMKFFKGTGIAGMRGILPRQGKIVRPLLFAKKEELAQFAADHQLPWVEDSSNAQDKYARNYLRHQVVPLLQKLYPEVVNNLAANITRFREVEELYHQAVEAHQKKLLEYKGSEVHIPVLKLKKAAPLATLVYEITKGYGFTAAQTADIIHLLDSESGRYVASGTHRIIRNRNWLIIAPVRTEAVNHIIIEKEDTLVQFSMGSLLLKNVSLKGSPFPTHHSPLTTDNSIACLDSKHLHFPLLLRRWKAGDYFYPLGMKKKKKVARFLIDSKLSQTDKEKVWVLESNKKILWVVGMRIDDRCKLDHDTKAILQVEFKTGGNSL
- a CDS encoding electron transfer flavoprotein subunit beta/FixA family protein, with product MKILVCISKTPDTTAKIAFTDNNTKFAQDGVQWIINPYDEWYALVRAIELKEKDPSTVLHLVTVAGADTDPVIRKALALGGDEAYRVNADSHDSFYIASQIAEVAKQGNYDLIFTGKETIDYNGSSIGGMVAELLNLPYVSLAIKFELNSTTATITREIEGGEEICEVSLPVVVSCQKGMAEQRIPNMKGIMGARTKPLKVVEPAAVDALTSVVGFELPPAKAGVKLVPADNPAELVRLLHEETKLI
- the lepB gene encoding signal peptidase I; the protein is MSKKKKPLIVLAVIGGIIISLLVAARITGALIYFKTPSSANLPALKVGDEFFSSNLVSSERFDFITFYYTDSMQGKHVRVYRLCGMPGDKIAIKAGNLYVNDKSADTSLNLRLMYLIPDAGIMTVTEHFNLSGDDEPIRIDSGKAIVFLSKEQTKELTAMKIPCERYLHGKTQPPPPEIEAIYHQPWTLDDFGPIQVPKDHYFVLGDNRYNAADSRLIGLIKKSDLHGVVLGVK
- a CDS encoding Sb-PDE family phosphodiesterase, which codes for MYKLPALILCLLSVATFAQTERIPHSHKMARSLKFPDMPGYKTMKCDLHQHTVFSDGSVWPDIRVAEALMDGLDAISLTEHLEYQPHKADIPHPDRNRSYELALKEAKDHNLLIIRGSEITRKMPPGHCNAIFIEDANKMLIEDSVAVFREAKRQNAFTFWNHPMWVSQRPDGISTLTPMHKMLIKEKLLDGIEVVNDVNYSDEALQIALDNNLTIMGTSDVHKLVDWTFGVPQGGHRPVTLVFTKEATIEAIREGLMNRRTVVFYKDLLIGRDEYLVPLIKESLKVSSAKYLPKTSVLQLEIENVTSAEFTLQNKSKYTFHAHADIVTLKPGEKTLIEVKTKDKLTSIDLTFEVLNAIHAPNSHPTITIPVKITP
- a CDS encoding 23S rRNA (pseudouridine(1915)-N(3))-methyltransferase RlmH yields the protein MKIHFWSIGKKHEPYVQAGIEDFTGRISKYYPVQWTIIPVPKNAGMLSEMDLKKKEGETILEWLDSGDYLVALDERGKSFSSEGLAKFMQARANESIKKLVFLIGGAYGIDDAVLKRANHKWSLSDLTFPHQLVRLILAEQVYRACTIIRNEKYHHS
- a CDS encoding tetratricopeptide repeat protein, with product MERIEKLKAFLLASPDDSFLKHALALEYVKLGDEAGARQLFEEILTLDPGYIGSYYHLGKLLERTGEQPLAIEWYEKGMAAAKAAGDRHAYGELQGAYEEASGEW
- a CDS encoding rhomboid family intramembrane serine protease — its product is MSITLIIIIITVLVSYSALNNTKIDNDLIFYPTSINYSRQWYRFFSHGLIHANYLHLGLNMYALYLFGRTVEEKFTYTVFQEKGKLMFLLLYVSALFFAALPLYLKHKDNSGYAARGASGAVAAVVFAFILLDPVRGIGIILIPVYIPGFIFGFLYLGLSAYMDKRGGGNIAHGAHFWGSVYGLAFVIIMASLFSDYPVLRMFVEQIKDYFHLS
- the ispE gene encoding 4-(cytidine 5'-diphospho)-2-C-methyl-D-erythritol kinase yields the protein MIAFPNCKINLGLHITRKRADGFHDLETVFYPLPLKDAIEIIGRPVSAQGFPLHEGPDEVELFMSGLPVQGAPADNLCVKAWHLLKKDFPQLPPIQLYLHKAIPMGAGLGGGSADAAFTLQLLNDKFRLGISREQLLDYSLQLGSDCPFFIINQPCIATGRGELLQTLPLDLSGYSFLLVYPEVHINTKWAFEQITPTLPATPISEVIRQPVHTWKNTLVNDFEAPVCKQHPALQSIKESLYAAGAVYASMTGSGSSFYGIFPKGKTPEGLFPSYKSYILSR
- a CDS encoding UvrD-helicase domain-containing protein, translated to MQLTAEQNAIVHSTGNIRINAVAGSGKTTTIIEYARARPDSRILYLAFNKAVKLEAVRKFAALGLDHVKVETAHSLAYKHIVFRHQYKVRAQGYKTAEIVSLLGLPGSGERHAEYILANHINKFVSYFCNSDKQRVQDLNYLDIVTDTQAKTFVKTFYHQIEQQTRLLLAKMDKGEIEVIHDFYLKKFQLLAPQLSFDHILFDEGQDASAAMLDVFFKQPATKVIVGDTHQQIYGWRFAVNSLEKADFKTYQLSTSFRFGQDIADLAMRVLTCKQYIDRDVAVSIKGKGTSKELKSKAVIARSNLGLLLMAINYVTEGKLKRVYFEGNINSYTYADEGTSLYDVLNLYQDNRSLIRDSLINGMKDMKDLEDYIEKTEDMQLSMMVEVVKEYGDEIPAIIKSIRDKHVKDEDKDKADMVFSTVHRCKGIEYDEVQLADDFITEERLKKIKEEKKKEDINISKLNEEINLLYVAVTRAKQHIFVPDAMMPEGFPYSAQVKALPFKKQQKQQTGNVAQKGRQGPVKIFKTPLTKRSFSYDTVGDDYRDSSKSWTNERDDELTIMHGDGVSIAEIADHFGCTKGAVKSRIKKLGLE
- a CDS encoding bifunctional nuclease family protein; this encodes MKKIELEIVALSHSITQTHSYAVVLGEVNGLRRLPIVIGGFEAQAIAVALEKMHPSRPLTHDLMKNFMNAFNIDLQEIIICDLQEGIFYSKLVCVSEHDTVEIDSRTSDALALAVRFGCPIYTYDNILESAGILMEDPSGKKKQPKEAVAAESGGAHDDLRSMTLEELNTLLNEVLDQEDYIRAIAIRDEINSRKRGR